Proteins from a single region of Amblyomma americanum isolate KBUSLIRL-KWMA chromosome 10, ASM5285725v1, whole genome shotgun sequence:
- the LOC144108585 gene encoding uncharacterized protein LOC144108585: MSVLVIVCSLLLRRRRAQKARRRRLWVHPCWRYRDVEGQANALLPRLRARDEGFFRDFLRMPPSSFDTLLHIVRPVIERQDTPFRRSISAHDRLAMTVRTALEIRDRLASYFMSDGQVPWQESVVTRAGRQEM; encoded by the exons ATGAGCGTTTTGGTCATTGTGTGTTCCCTGCTGTTGCGACGGCGGCGCGCGCAAAAGGCACGCAGACGAAGGCTTTGGGTGCACCCCTGCTGGCGCTACCGAGACGTTGAAGGGCAAGCGAATGCTTTGCTTCCCCGGCTGCGCGCCAGAGATGAAGGCTTCTTCCGAGA CTTCCTTCGGATGCCGCCTAGCTCGTTCGACACATTGCTCCACATAGTTCGGCCTGTGATTGAGCGGCAGGACACTCCATTCAGGCGGTCGATATCCGCACACGATCGACTTGCCATGACAGTAAG GACTGCATTGGAGATAAGGGATAGGCTGGCATCCTACTTCATGAGCGACGGCCAGGTGCCATGGCAGGAAAGTGTCGTGACCCGTGCAGGACGGCAG GAAATGTGA